In Pirellulales bacterium, a genomic segment contains:
- the rplM gene encoding 50S ribosomal protein L13: MKTYMAKPGEIEQKWWLVDASDKVVGRLAADIAMILMGKHRPTYTPHVDTGDHVIVINAEKVAFTGKKWAQKRYTWYTGYTRLRSETAAERREYKPEKIITEAVRRMLPKNKLAVAMLTKLKVYSGAEHPHQAQMPEAKELGVK, translated from the coding sequence ATGAAGACCTACATGGCCAAACCGGGCGAAATCGAGCAAAAGTGGTGGCTGGTCGATGCCTCCGATAAGGTCGTCGGACGGCTGGCCGCCGACATCGCCATGATCCTCATGGGCAAACATCGGCCCACCTACACGCCCCACGTCGATACCGGCGACCACGTGATCGTCATCAATGCCGAAAAGGTCGCGTTCACCGGCAAAAAGTGGGCCCAGAAGCGCTACACCTGGTACACCGGCTACACCCGCCTGCGGTCGGAAACCGCCGCCGAACGCCGCGAGTACAAGCCCGAAAAGATCATCACCGAGGCCGTGCGGCGCATGCTCCCCAAGAACAAGCTGGCCGTGGCGATGCTCACTAAGCTGAAGGTCTACTCCGGCGCCGAACACCCGCACCAGGCACAAATGCCCGAAGCCAAGGAACTGGGCGTCAAGTAG
- a CDS encoding CinA family protein produces MSASWNKGFIEALHASPGRLVLVVTGGGSQAISALLEVPGASRTVLEAAVPYADEALVRWLGATPEQFCSEETARLMAMSAYRRALDDAGAEAGSALAGIACTASLASDQPKHGPHRIHLALQTSALTLSHSLTLAKGRRSRFEEETVAAALALNLVAEFKGREPRLEAGLLAEESLLVQRCDAPPEWQQLLSGERQRVPANRGARPRSPGRRLIFSGAYHPRHDGHREMARLAAARVGLPVEHELSIVNVDKPPIDFIEMQKRAAQFGDDEPLWLTRAATFVEKAVLFPAATFVVGVDTLARIAQAKYYGGTSVRDAVLAAFAASGVRFLVFGRHYDGSFRSLAALELPPVLAQLCDEVPAAEYCMDVSSTGLRRDPSLK; encoded by the coding sequence ATGTCGGCATCATGGAACAAAGGGTTCATCGAAGCCCTTCACGCCTCCCCCGGCCGCCTGGTATTGGTGGTCACGGGCGGCGGCAGCCAGGCGATTTCCGCACTGCTCGAAGTGCCGGGTGCTTCGCGAACGGTGTTGGAAGCGGCCGTTCCCTATGCGGACGAGGCGCTGGTGCGTTGGCTGGGAGCGACGCCCGAACAGTTTTGCAGCGAGGAGACGGCGCGGCTGATGGCGATGTCGGCCTATCGGCGTGCGCTCGACGATGCCGGCGCCGAAGCGGGATCCGCCTTGGCGGGCATCGCCTGCACCGCCAGCCTGGCCAGCGACCAACCCAAGCACGGTCCGCACCGTATTCACCTGGCGCTTCAGACGAGCGCCCTGACCCTCTCGCATTCGCTCACACTGGCCAAAGGCCGGCGCAGCCGTTTCGAGGAAGAAACGGTTGCTGCCGCGTTGGCCTTGAACCTGGTGGCCGAGTTCAAAGGGCGAGAGCCGCGGCTTGAGGCCGGGCTGCTTGCCGAAGAGTCCCTCCTGGTCCAGCGGTGCGACGCTCCGCCCGAGTGGCAGCAGCTGTTGAGTGGCGAGCGGCAACGCGTGCCCGCCAACCGTGGGGCGAGGCCGCGGTCGCCGGGCCGCCGGCTGATCTTTTCCGGAGCGTATCATCCGCGGCATGACGGCCATCGCGAAATGGCGCGCTTGGCCGCCGCGCGCGTCGGACTGCCGGTCGAGCACGAACTGTCGATCGTCAACGTCGACAAACCACCGATTGACTTCATCGAGATGCAAAAACGCGCCGCTCAGTTCGGCGACGACGAGCCGCTCTGGTTGACTCGCGCAGCGACGTTTGTGGAAAAGGCCGTCTTGTTTCCCGCGGCGACGTTCGTCGTGGGCGTCGATACTCTCGCGCGCATCGCCCAGGCGAAGTATTACGGCGGCACGTCCGTGCGCGACGCCGTGCTGGCCGCCTTTGCGGCGTCGGGCGTCCGCTTCCTGGTGTTCGGGCGGCACTACGACGGCTCGTTCCGCTCTCTGGCGGCCCTCGAGTTGCCGCCCGTGCTCGCGCAGCTTTGCGACGAAGTGCCGGCCGCGGAGTATTGCATGGATGTGTCGTCCACCGGCTTGCGGCGGGATCCGAGTCTAAAATGA
- a CDS encoding Minf_1886 family protein, whose amino-acid sequence MSETAHKIIELTKRDRRYRFEAYAFVFESLAYAHKVLGLGTPQRSEQAGRKKTKAASSQQESPENHLTGQQLCEAIRRYALEQYGYMAKCVLNNWGVHSTADFGEIVFNLIRIGEMKKTKDDRREDFNDVYDFDAALRREFRIEHSSRERQA is encoded by the coding sequence ATGTCTGAAACGGCCCACAAAATCATCGAGCTGACGAAACGCGACCGGCGTTACCGGTTCGAAGCCTATGCCTTCGTGTTCGAATCGCTGGCCTACGCGCACAAGGTGCTCGGCCTGGGCACGCCCCAGCGCAGCGAGCAGGCCGGCCGCAAGAAGACGAAAGCCGCGAGCAGCCAGCAGGAATCGCCGGAGAACCATCTCACCGGCCAGCAACTCTGCGAGGCCATCCGGCGGTATGCACTGGAGCAATACGGCTACATGGCCAAGTGCGTGCTCAACAATTGGGGAGTCCACAGCACGGCCGATTTCGGCGAGATCGTGTTCAACCTGATCCGCATCGGCGAGATGAAAAAGACCAAAGACGATCGTCGCGAAGATTTCAACGATGTCTACGACTTCGATGCGGCCCTGCGGCGGGAGTTCCGCATCGAGCACAGCTCGCGCGAGCGACAAGCGTAG
- the rpsI gene encoding 30S ribosomal protein S9: MSTVETPVKISSSDALGTGRRKTAVARVRIRPGGGNITINGRPLEDYFVNEHERLDVVVGLVKTERRQVVDVVIAVKGGGPTGQAGACKMGIARALKIYDPTLEPILRANSLLTRDSRMKERKKYGLRGARRGTQFSKR; encoded by the coding sequence ATGTCCACTGTCGAAACCCCCGTCAAGATTTCTTCGTCCGACGCCTTGGGCACCGGCCGCCGCAAGACAGCGGTCGCCCGCGTGCGCATTCGTCCGGGCGGCGGCAACATCACCATCAACGGCCGGCCGCTGGAAGATTATTTCGTCAACGAGCACGAGCGACTGGACGTAGTGGTGGGGCTCGTCAAGACCGAGCGGCGGCAGGTGGTGGACGTGGTCATTGCCGTGAAGGGCGGCGGTCCCACCGGGCAGGCCGGCGCTTGCAAAATGGGCATCGCGCGGGCGTTGAAAATCTACGACCCGACGTTGGAGCCGATTCTGCGGGCCAACAGCCTGCTCACGCGCGACAGCCGCATGAAGGAACGCAAGAAGTACGGTCTCCGCGGTGCCCGTCGCGGCACGCAGTTCTCGAAGCGGTAA
- the ricT gene encoding regulatory iron-sulfur-containing complex subunit RicT — translation MPKYVVRCGVMRMLGVFSTSRGEIVSRGTQVVVRTDRGLEVGEVLCEASEQAVAQIKDPGKGQVLRAMTPEDKHELERMHEQERAEAAACERLIAEMQLPMQLVDVEHIFGGERIVIYYLSENRVDFRELVKRLAAEFQTRVEMRQIGVRDEAKLLADYGDCGKPVCCNTHLSEMPPVSMKMAKLQKATLDPTKISGRCGRLKCCLRYEYDTYEQLQKELPPIGCDVLTAGGRAKVLAHEILARQLLVETEDHRRVLIAAGDVLTVVARGEAL, via the coding sequence ATGCCCAAATACGTTGTCCGTTGCGGCGTGATGCGAATGCTGGGCGTGTTTTCGACCAGCCGCGGCGAGATCGTGTCGCGCGGAACGCAAGTCGTCGTGCGCACCGACCGCGGCCTGGAGGTGGGCGAGGTGCTGTGCGAAGCGTCCGAGCAGGCCGTGGCCCAGATCAAAGATCCGGGCAAAGGGCAGGTGCTCCGCGCCATGACCCCCGAAGACAAGCACGAGCTGGAGCGAATGCACGAGCAGGAACGGGCCGAAGCCGCGGCCTGCGAGCGGCTGATCGCCGAGATGCAGTTGCCGATGCAGCTTGTCGACGTCGAGCACATCTTCGGCGGCGAGCGGATCGTGATCTACTACCTGTCGGAGAACCGCGTCGATTTTCGCGAGCTGGTCAAGCGGCTGGCCGCCGAGTTTCAGACCCGCGTCGAAATGCGGCAGATCGGCGTGCGCGACGAGGCCAAGCTGCTGGCGGATTACGGCGATTGCGGCAAGCCGGTGTGCTGCAACACCCATCTCTCGGAAATGCCGCCGGTGTCGATGAAAATGGCCAAGCTGCAAAAGGCCACGCTCGACCCGACCAAGATTTCGGGGCGTTGCGGACGGCTGAAGTGTTGCTTACGCTACGAGTATGACACCTACGAGCAGCTTCAAAAGGAGTTGCCGCCGATCGGCTGCGACGTGCTCACCGCCGGCGGGCGGGCGAAGGTCTTGGCCCACGAGATTCTGGCCCGCCAGTTGCTCGTCGAGACCGAAGACCACCGCCGCGTGTTGATCGCAGCGGGCGACGTATTGACCGTGGTTGCACGAGGCGAAGCTCTTTGA